In one Capricornis sumatraensis isolate serow.1 chromosome 1, serow.2, whole genome shotgun sequence genomic region, the following are encoded:
- the LOC138083676 gene encoding heterogeneous nuclear ribonucleoprotein A3-like, with amino-acid sequence MEVKPPPGRPQPDSGRRRRRRRGEEGHDPKEPEQLRKLFIGGLSFETTDDSLREHFEKWGTLTDCVVMRDPQTKRSRGFGSCVEEVDAAMCARPHKVDGHVVEPKRAVSREDSVKPGAHLTVKKIFVGGIKEDTEEYNWRDYFEKYGKIETIEVMEDRQSGKKRGFAFVTFDDHGTVDKIVVQKYHTINGHNCEVKKALSKQEMQSAGSQRGRGGGSGNFMGRGGNFGGGGGNLGRGGNFGGRGGYGGGGGGSRGGYGGGDGGYNGFGGDGNYGGGGNYNDFGNYSGQQQSNYGPMKGGSFGGRSSGSPYGGGYGSGGGSGGYGSRRF; translated from the exons ATGGAGGTAAAACCGCCGCCCGGTCGCCCCCAGCCCGACTCCggccgtcgccgccgccgccgccggggggAGGAGGGTCATGATCCCAAGGAACCAGAGCAGTTGAGAAAGCTGTTTATTGGTGGTTTGAGCTTTGAAACTACAGATgatagcttaagagaacattttGAGAAATGGGGCACACTTACAGATTGTGTGGTGATGAGAGATCCCCAAACAAAACGTTCCAGGGGCTTTGGTTCTTGTGTCGAAGAAGTGGATGCTGCAATGTGTGCTCGACCGCACAAGGTTGATGGGCATGTAGTGGAACCAAAGAGAGCTGTTTCTAGAGAGGATTCTGTAAAGCCTGGTGCCCATCTAACAGTGAAGAAAATTTTTGTTGGTGGTATTAAAGAAGATACAGAAGAATATAATTGGAGAGACTACTTTGAAAAGTATGGCAAGATTGAAACCATAGAAGTTATGGAAGACAGGCAGAGTGGGAAAAAGAGAGGATTTGCTTTTGTAACTTTTGATGATCATGGTACAGTTGATAAAATTGTTGTCCAGAAATACCACACTATTAATGGGCATAACTGTGAAGTGAAAAAGGCCCTTTCTAAACAAGAGATGCAGTCTGCTGGATCACAAAGAGGTCGTGGAGGTGGATCTGGCAACTTTATGGGTCGTGGAGGAAACTTTGGAGGTGGTGGAGGTAACCTTGGCCGTGGTGGAAACTTTGGTGGAAGAGGAGGctatggtggtggaggtggtggcagCAGAGGGGGTTATGGAGGAGGTGATGGTGGATATAATGGATTTGGAGGTGATG GTAACTATGGTGGTGGTGGAAACTATAATGATTTTGGAAATTATAGTGGACAACAGCAGTCAAATTATGGACCCATGAAAGGGGGTAGTTTTGGTGGAAGAAGCTCTGGCAGTCCCTATGGTGGTGGTTATGGATCTGGTGGTGGAAGTGGTGGATATGGTAGCAGAAGGTTCTAA